In Phycisphaerae bacterium, the following proteins share a genomic window:
- a CDS encoding DNA polymerase III subunit alpha: MQKERTSPHGVPFHGGRANHLISDRSGPKLRSNDGAQAERIDDEAPCTRFVHLHCHTHYSLLDGANRIDELVNRAKELDQPAVAITDHGNMFGVIEFYNTARKAGVKPIIGLEAYIAPTDRRLRETVVGPGGKQESNYHLLLLAANNAGYRNLLKLTSIAYREGFYYKPRIDREVLEAHSEGLICTSTCLGAEIPQALMAHNRAAAERTAEWYLRVFGPERFFIELQDHGLNEQRMINPELVDIANRLGVGLIATNDVHYLRKEDAEPHDVLLCISTRALQSDKERMRFDTDEFYLKSGAEMAALFPQHNEAISNTLRIAEMCNVELDFTKRYTPVYHPPEKQSPESYLRDLVYRGAAERYGSITPEISERIDYELEVIQSKGFASYFLIVWDFVHYARAKGVPAGARGSGCSSVVAYCLYLSQPDPIRYGLYFERFMDPDRDEMPDIDIDICQDAREDVIRYVREKYGHVAQIITFGTLKARAAIRDVCRVMGVPLGDADRLAKLVPEELKMTLDKALSQEPELRRWYDSDETIRRVIDIGKRVEGLARHAGVHAAGVVIAEEPLDNLLPLYQPSNSDAVITQFEGPTVEKVGLLKMDFLGLRTLSVLALACKLVEQNHGTKIDLERLDLTDQRVYRIFASGETKGVFQFESGGMRDVLMKMRPNRIEDLIAANALYRPGPMVNIDAYVARKHGESWKTPHEIMDGVLEETYGIIVYQEQVARLAIQLGGIERKRAFRLAKAISKKKTDMIEAERGPFVEGCAKNGLRKQVAEEIFNQILPFGEYAFNKAHSTGYALVAFQTAFVKAYYPLEFMASLLTYEMGDTEKVVDYIDECRRLGIEVLPPDINSSHVDFTALPGADSGAGCIRFGLAAIKGVGAKAVRSVVEERAAGGPFRDLYEFCERVDASNVNRGTLEAMIKAGAFDSTGAMRKALISVLDSAMHMGSEHQRDRASGQMTMFGGDFVGGDDGAQRTIGAEEWLESEMLAHEKSVLGFYVTKHPLTSHAEHLKQFSTCTCRQIGAFSEGVQIVLGGMISKVRMVPTKAGRNPGSKLAVLTFEDLSGSIEAVVFSEQLDRFRGLVAPDRVVFLRGTVDKKREEPSLRVNEILAFEDATEKLADALIFRVRSSSIDGVTLGRLKEVCADHRGSKPFFISIERPGAISALVRCDSANRVRPSEAFKVAVESLLGEGAYDIIGSKAAPVAATPKPWARRSRT; encoded by the coding sequence ATGCAGAAAGAACGCACGTCGCCTCATGGTGTCCCGTTTCACGGCGGCCGTGCCAACCATCTCATTTCCGATCGATCCGGACCGAAGCTTCGATCGAACGACGGCGCCCAGGCTGAACGCATCGATGACGAAGCGCCGTGCACGCGATTTGTACACCTCCACTGCCACACGCACTATAGCCTGCTCGATGGCGCAAACAGGATCGACGAACTCGTCAATCGCGCAAAGGAGCTGGATCAGCCAGCCGTCGCGATCACAGATCACGGCAACATGTTCGGCGTGATTGAGTTCTACAACACGGCTCGAAAGGCCGGCGTCAAGCCGATCATCGGCCTCGAAGCCTATATCGCCCCGACGGACCGTCGCCTCCGCGAGACGGTCGTCGGCCCTGGTGGAAAGCAGGAATCGAACTACCACCTGCTGCTCCTCGCCGCGAACAACGCCGGCTACCGCAACCTGCTGAAGCTCACTTCCATCGCATACCGGGAGGGATTCTATTACAAGCCGCGCATCGATCGCGAAGTGCTTGAGGCCCACAGCGAGGGCCTGATCTGCACCAGCACCTGTCTGGGCGCCGAAATTCCTCAAGCATTGATGGCCCACAACCGCGCGGCGGCCGAGCGCACAGCCGAATGGTATCTGCGCGTTTTCGGTCCGGAGCGATTCTTCATCGAATTGCAGGATCACGGCCTGAACGAGCAACGGATGATCAATCCGGAACTTGTCGATATCGCGAACCGGCTTGGTGTCGGATTAATCGCAACGAACGACGTGCACTACCTCCGCAAGGAAGATGCCGAACCACACGACGTGCTGCTTTGCATTTCGACGCGGGCGCTGCAAAGCGACAAGGAGCGCATGCGGTTTGATACCGACGAGTTCTACCTCAAGTCCGGTGCCGAAATGGCGGCATTGTTTCCCCAGCACAACGAGGCGATCTCCAACACGCTGCGCATCGCCGAGATGTGCAATGTTGAGCTGGATTTCACAAAACGCTATACGCCCGTCTATCATCCGCCTGAAAAACAATCACCCGAATCCTACCTTCGCGATCTCGTCTATCGCGGAGCGGCCGAACGCTACGGCAGCATCACACCCGAAATCAGCGAACGAATCGACTACGAATTGGAAGTCATTCAGAGCAAGGGGTTCGCAAGCTACTTTCTCATCGTCTGGGATTTTGTGCACTACGCCCGCGCCAAAGGCGTCCCGGCCGGCGCGCGCGGCAGCGGCTGCTCGTCCGTCGTCGCCTATTGCCTGTATCTCTCCCAGCCCGACCCGATCCGCTATGGCCTGTACTTTGAGCGCTTCATGGATCCCGATCGCGATGAAATGCCCGATATCGACATCGATATCTGCCAGGACGCGCGAGAAGACGTCATTCGATATGTCCGCGAGAAGTACGGCCACGTCGCGCAAATCATTACATTCGGCACGCTGAAAGCCAGAGCCGCCATCCGCGACGTCTGCCGAGTCATGGGTGTGCCGCTGGGCGATGCCGATCGGCTGGCAAAGCTGGTACCCGAAGAACTTAAGATGACGCTGGACAAGGCGCTGAGCCAGGAGCCGGAACTTCGCAGGTGGTACGACAGCGACGAAACCATCCGCCGCGTGATCGACATCGGAAAACGTGTCGAGGGTCTGGCACGACATGCAGGAGTCCATGCCGCAGGCGTCGTCATTGCCGAAGAACCTCTGGACAACCTCCTGCCGCTCTATCAACCATCGAATTCAGATGCGGTCATCACCCAGTTCGAAGGGCCGACGGTCGAGAAAGTCGGCCTGCTCAAGATGGATTTCCTCGGCCTTCGAACCCTCAGCGTCCTTGCCCTGGCTTGCAAGCTCGTCGAACAGAACCACGGCACGAAGATAGACCTTGAACGACTCGATCTGACCGATCAGCGTGTCTATCGAATCTTCGCCTCCGGCGAGACCAAGGGCGTATTCCAGTTCGAATCCGGCGGCATGCGCGACGTCCTCATGAAGATGCGCCCGAACCGTATCGAGGACCTCATCGCGGCCAATGCGCTCTACCGACCCGGACCGATGGTCAACATCGATGCCTACGTCGCTCGCAAGCACGGCGAATCATGGAAAACGCCCCACGAAATCATGGACGGAGTGCTCGAGGAGACCTACGGCATCATCGTCTATCAGGAGCAGGTTGCCCGTCTCGCGATTCAGCTCGGTGGAATCGAACGCAAGCGAGCCTTCCGCCTCGCCAAAGCCATCAGCAAAAAGAAAACCGACATGATCGAGGCCGAACGAGGCCCGTTTGTCGAAGGCTGCGCGAAGAACGGTCTGAGAAAGCAGGTCGCCGAGGAGATATTCAACCAGATTCTGCCTTTCGGCGAATACGCGTTCAACAAAGCGCACTCGACGGGCTACGCCCTGGTCGCGTTTCAGACCGCCTTTGTAAAGGCCTATTACCCGCTCGAATTCATGGCATCCCTGCTGACGTACGAAATGGGCGACACCGAGAAAGTCGTCGATTACATTGATGAGTGCCGCAGACTCGGCATCGAGGTGCTCCCGCCCGACATCAATTCGAGTCATGTCGATTTCACCGCCCTGCCCGGCGCAGACAGCGGCGCAGGCTGCATTCGCTTCGGCCTGGCTGCAATCAAAGGTGTCGGCGCCAAGGCGGTGCGAAGCGTGGTGGAGGAGCGAGCCGCCGGCGGGCCCTTCCGCGATCTGTACGAGTTCTGCGAGCGCGTCGATGCCTCGAATGTCAACCGTGGCACACTCGAAGCCATGATCAAGGCAGGCGCCTTCGACTCGACAGGTGCAATGCGAAAGGCACTGATCAGCGTACTGGATAGCGCCATGCACATGGGCTCCGAGCACCAACGCGACCGTGCCTCAGGCCAAATGACCATGTTCGGCGGCGATTTCGTGGGTGGCGACGACGGGGCGCAGCGAACCATCGGCGCCGAGGAATGGCTGGAATCCGAGATGCTCGCCCATGAAAAATCCGTACTCGGATTCTATGTAACCAAGCACCCGCTTACATCGCACGCAGAACATCTCAAGCAATTCTCAACATGCACTTGCAGGCAGATCGGCGCCTTCAGCGAGGGCGTTCAGATCGTGCTCGGCGGGATGATTTCGAAAGTGCGCATGGTTCCGACCAAGGCCGGCCGAAATCCCGGATCCAAGCTGGCCGTGCTTACCTTCGAGGACCTAAGCGGTTCCATCGAAGCGGTCGTCTTCAGCGAACAGTTGGACAGATTTCGCGGACTGGTCGCGCCGGATCGGGTCGTGTTTCTGCGAGGAACGGTCGACAAGAAACGCGAGGAGCCTTCGCTGCGTGTCAACGAGATTCTCGCCTTCGAGGATGCCACCGAGAAGCTGGCCGATGCACTGATCTTCCGCGTACGATCCTCCTCGATCGATGGAGTCACGCTCGGGCGATTGAAAGAGGTCTGCGCCGACCACCGCGGCAGCAAGCCGTTCTTCATCTCCATCGAGCGACCGGGCGCAATCAGCGCCCTCGTCCGCTGCGATAGCGCGAACCGCGTGCGCCCCAGTGAGGCGTTCAAGGTCGCCGTTGAATCGCTGCTCGGCGAAGGCGCATACGACATCATTGGAAGCAAGGCCGCTCCGGTCGCCGCGACACCAAAACCGTGGGCCAGGCGTTCGCGGACTTGA
- a CDS encoding D-alanine--D-alanine ligase has product MAIAKQLQNLKRKLFKHDTNRKLAVTVLAGGPSGERSVSLESGKNVAAALGELGYSVHLEDINPGNLAALAREVDCVFVALHGQFGEDGEVQRILENRRLAYSGSDPDACELAADKVASKERFIEAGVPTPRFTLATPSTIPSAMAAWSLPVVVKPRREGSSLFCFIVRDFTQFRPALDLVIEKYGEALVEEYIPGKELTVGILGDEALPPIEIRTARDFYDYQAKYVDEDTEYLFDIDLPAPLLAQIQEQSLLAHRALGCRDFSRVDWRVDPQSGLAYALEVNVIPGLTSHSLLPKAAARVGHDMPTLCRKIVDMAIARR; this is encoded by the coding sequence GTGGCCATCGCCAAGCAACTTCAGAATCTCAAGCGAAAACTCTTCAAGCACGACACCAACCGGAAGCTGGCGGTGACCGTTCTCGCCGGTGGACCGAGCGGCGAGAGGAGCGTAAGTCTCGAAAGCGGCAAAAATGTGGCGGCCGCGCTCGGCGAGCTTGGTTATTCGGTTCACCTCGAAGACATCAATCCCGGCAATCTGGCGGCGCTGGCTCGCGAAGTGGACTGCGTTTTTGTCGCGCTTCATGGCCAGTTCGGCGAGGACGGCGAGGTGCAGCGGATTCTGGAGAATCGCCGCCTGGCCTATTCCGGCTCCGATCCGGATGCTTGCGAGTTGGCGGCGGACAAGGTCGCTTCAAAGGAGCGATTCATCGAGGCCGGAGTTCCGACGCCTCGATTCACGCTGGCCACGCCGAGTACGATTCCCTCCGCGATGGCGGCATGGAGCCTGCCGGTGGTGGTGAAGCCGCGACGCGAAGGAAGCAGCCTTTTTTGCTTCATAGTTCGGGATTTTACGCAATTTCGTCCGGCATTGGACCTGGTGATTGAGAAATACGGTGAGGCGCTCGTCGAGGAGTATATTCCCGGCAAGGAGCTGACAGTCGGCATTCTGGGGGACGAGGCGCTGCCACCCATCGAGATTCGCACGGCACGCGATTTTTATGATTACCAGGCCAAATATGTCGATGAAGATACGGAGTACTTGTTTGATATCGATCTGCCGGCGCCGCTGCTAGCGCAAATTCAGGAGCAGAGCCTTCTTGCGCATCGAGCCCTGGGATGCCGGGATTTCTCCAGGGTGGATTGGCGCGTCGATCCGCAGTCGGGTTTGGCATACGCTCTGGAGGTCAATGTCATTCCGGGCCTCACCTCCCACTCACTGTTGCCCAAAGCGGCAGCGCGAGTGGGCCATGACATGCCGACGTTATGCAGGAAAATTGTGGACATGGCGATCGCGCGGCGTTAA
- the murB gene encoding UDP-N-acetylmuramate dehydrogenase, with protein sequence MNLFSDLPDGVCRQNVPLAPLTWFQLGGPADYLIEPRTEAQLVTVVRRCHESGTALRVLGLGANILVPDEGVRGVVIRLTKGELSRAVFEGEHVIAGGGHDMSKLVNACVGGGLAGLEQLAGIPGTVGGGITMNCGGRYGEIASAVVRVRVVDGDGLVRSRTKDELKFAYRHSAVGSDIVLSAAFRLVPTDPVALRTRWREIWEYKQSTQPALGAPSAGCIFRNPSGHSAGQLIDRAGLKGYRVGSAFVSERHANFAIADRGGRASDVRELISTIIDRVAAHSGIMLEPEVKIW encoded by the coding sequence ATGAACTTGTTCAGCGACTTGCCTGACGGCGTATGCCGTCAAAATGTTCCATTGGCGCCGTTGACGTGGTTTCAACTCGGCGGGCCGGCGGACTATCTCATCGAGCCGCGCACCGAGGCACAACTTGTCACCGTCGTGCGACGATGCCATGAATCAGGCACCGCTCTTCGGGTGCTCGGGCTGGGGGCCAACATTCTCGTGCCGGACGAGGGCGTCCGGGGCGTCGTCATTCGGCTGACGAAGGGCGAATTGTCCCGTGCGGTTTTCGAGGGCGAGCATGTCATTGCCGGCGGGGGACACGACATGTCGAAACTGGTCAACGCCTGTGTCGGTGGCGGGTTGGCGGGCCTCGAACAACTGGCCGGCATTCCCGGCACCGTCGGCGGCGGTATTACCATGAATTGCGGCGGCCGATACGGCGAGATTGCGTCGGCGGTCGTGCGGGTCCGCGTGGTTGACGGGGACGGCCTCGTGCGATCGCGTACGAAGGATGAACTGAAGTTCGCCTATCGCCACTCGGCGGTCGGGTCCGACATCGTCCTCAGCGCGGCGTTCCGGCTCGTACCGACCGATCCGGTCGCCTTGCGAACACGGTGGCGCGAAATCTGGGAATATAAGCAATCAACGCAACCGGCATTGGGCGCGCCGAGCGCCGGATGCATCTTTCGAAATCCGTCGGGGCATTCGGCCGGACAATTGATCGATCGAGCCGGACTAAAGGGGTATCGCGTGGGCAGCGCGTTTGTTTCGGAGCGCCATGCGAATTTTGCGATCGCCGACCGCGGTGGTCGCGCGTCCGATGTCCGGGAACTCATCAGCACAATTATTGATCGGGTTGCAGCGCACAGTGGGATCATGCTCGAACCGGAAGTGAAGATCTGGTAG